The Nitrospira sp. genome window below encodes:
- a CDS encoding LamB/YcsF family protein: MRTIDLNSDMGEYGAPELLARQAQLMPLITSVNIACGAHAGNPELMRRTARLAAQHRAAIGAHPGFPHAGDFGRQDRQTSPEEIESLVSAQLKTLTEVLASDHLTLAHVKLHGALYNLAAKDRAIADAVTRAVATFDQHLRLFALAGSALVESGKAACLLVVQEAFADRAYRADGTLVPRSEPGALIETEQQVRRQLHDILNGFVTSADGLQVPLQADTLCVHLDTPHAVEFVHLIRAEIRSTGVGIAKPLPTQ; this comes from the coding sequence GTGCGAACGATTGATTTGAACAGTGACATGGGTGAGTACGGAGCTCCTGAATTGCTCGCGCGTCAAGCGCAGCTCATGCCGCTGATCACGTCGGTTAATATTGCGTGTGGGGCTCACGCTGGAAATCCTGAACTCATGCGCAGGACGGCAAGGCTCGCGGCACAACATAGGGCAGCGATCGGCGCGCACCCTGGATTTCCTCATGCCGGGGATTTCGGCCGTCAGGATCGTCAGACCTCACCGGAAGAAATTGAATCGCTCGTATCTGCACAACTGAAGACTCTGACCGAGGTACTGGCATCGGATCATCTGACGCTCGCTCACGTGAAGCTCCACGGTGCGCTCTATAATTTGGCAGCAAAAGATCGGGCCATTGCCGATGCGGTGACACGAGCAGTGGCAACATTCGATCAGCACCTGCGTCTCTTTGCCTTGGCAGGATCAGCGCTTGTTGAGAGCGGCAAAGCCGCCTGCCTTCTGGTCGTACAAGAGGCCTTTGCCGACCGTGCGTACCGCGCCGATGGAACGTTGGTCCCACGCTCCGAGCCTGGCGCACTGATCGAGACCGAGCAGCAGGTACGACGTCAACTGCACGATATCTTGAATGGATTTGTCACCAGCGCCGACGGGCTACAAGTCCCTCTGCAGGCTGATACTCTGTGCGTGCATCTCGACACTCCGCATGCGGTTGAGTTCGTCCATCTCATTCGAGCTGAGATTCGATCGACAGGCGTCGGCATCGCGAAACCCCTCCCAACTCAATAG
- a CDS encoding TraR/DksA family transcriptional regulator — translation MLHVEGIRKKLLSQRCDLFLQVAQTEEELRWFQRDIESEVEERGQDETMVRLLDRLDGRAKAEIEAIDRALFKLGSEQYGRCEQCGMAIPQSRLEAVPAAPMCMPCEQAEENQAALRK, via the coding sequence ATGCTTCATGTCGAGGGTATTCGAAAGAAGCTGTTATCGCAACGGTGTGACTTGTTTCTTCAGGTTGCTCAGACTGAAGAGGAACTACGCTGGTTCCAACGCGATATCGAAAGCGAAGTAGAGGAGCGAGGGCAGGATGAGACTATGGTTCGGCTGCTCGATCGCCTGGACGGGAGAGCGAAGGCCGAGATCGAGGCGATCGACCGGGCGCTCTTTAAGCTGGGGTCTGAACAGTACGGTCGATGTGAGCAATGCGGAATGGCCATCCCGCAATCCAGGCTGGAGGCGGTCCCGGCGGCCCCCATGTGCATGCCTTGCGAGCAGGCAGAGGAGAACCAGGCGGCGCTGAGGAAATAG
- a CDS encoding site-2 protease family protein — translation MIAYLAGDQFERLSALAGWLSSINLLIAAFNLVPGFPLDGGRIFRAVLWHMTGSLTKATRTCSCGYWF, via the coding sequence GTGATTGCCTATCTCGCCGGCGATCAGTTCGAGCGTCTGTCGGCGCTCGCCGGATGGCTCTCGTCGATCAACCTGCTGATCGCGGCGTTCAATCTTGTGCCGGGCTTCCCGCTCGACGGAGGCCGCATCTTTCGGGCGGTGCTCTGGCACATGACCGGCAGTCTCACGAAAGCGACCCGCACGTGTTCTTGTGGCTACTGGTTTTGA
- the tkt gene encoding transketolase: MTNPQLDQTCINTIRTLSMDAVQQANSGHPGTPMAMAPVAYCLWQRVMRFDPADPIWPNRDRFVLSMGHASMLLYSLLHLTGVKAVNPQYERLGELSVQLDDIKRFRQLDSKCAGHPEYRWTSGVETTTGPLGQGVATSVGMAIAAQWQAHYFNRPGFDMFDYDVYALCGDGCMMEGVTGEAASLAAHLKLANLCWIYDNNKITIEGHTDWAFSEDVATRFIGYGWNVIRVGDANDLDMLERALTTFKREADRPTLIIVDSHIAYGSPNKQDTHAAHGEPLGEKEITLTKRNYGWPEQEKFLVPEGVREHFQQGMGKRGHEVRAAWMAKFQEYTRQFPQLAAHLSHMQQRHLPDGWDKDLPVFPADPKGVAGRDASSKALNGLAKNVPWLLGGSADLAPSTKTRLTFEGAGDFTAKDRGGRNLHFGVREHAMGSVLNGLSISKVRPYGSGFLIFSDYSRGAIRLSALMEIPVIHIFTHDSIGVGEDGPTHQPIEQLASLRAIPNLIVLRPADANEVSEAWRVIMQLNHEPVALILSRQALPTIDRSTYAAASGVANGAYVLADVPGGKPDVLLLASGSEVSLCLEAAEKLKAEGIKARVVSMPSWELFEHQPQAYRDSVIPPTVTARVCIEQASTFGWARYAGLTGEIIGMRTFGASAPLKELQKKFGFTTDNVVAAAKGQLHKPAKAA; this comes from the coding sequence GTGACGAACCCACAGCTCGATCAGACTTGCATCAATACCATCCGCACCCTCTCGATGGATGCCGTACAGCAAGCCAACTCCGGTCACCCGGGCACTCCAATGGCCATGGCGCCAGTGGCCTACTGCCTTTGGCAGCGAGTCATGCGGTTCGATCCGGCTGATCCCATCTGGCCGAACCGCGATCGGTTCGTGCTCTCAATGGGGCACGCCTCGATGCTCCTCTACTCGTTGCTGCACCTGACCGGCGTAAAGGCTGTGAACCCTCAATATGAACGGCTCGGTGAGCTTTCGGTCCAGTTGGACGACATCAAACGGTTTCGTCAGCTTGACAGCAAATGCGCGGGACATCCTGAATACCGCTGGACCTCCGGTGTGGAGACGACGACCGGTCCGCTTGGTCAAGGCGTTGCCACCAGCGTCGGCATGGCGATCGCCGCCCAATGGCAAGCCCACTATTTTAATCGACCTGGGTTTGACATGTTCGACTACGACGTGTACGCGCTGTGCGGTGACGGCTGTATGATGGAAGGGGTGACCGGAGAAGCGGCGTCCCTGGCCGCACACTTGAAATTAGCCAACCTCTGCTGGATCTACGACAACAACAAGATCACGATCGAAGGGCATACCGACTGGGCCTTTAGTGAAGACGTAGCCACACGATTCATCGGCTACGGATGGAACGTCATCCGGGTCGGCGATGCCAATGACCTCGACATGCTCGAACGAGCCTTGACCACGTTTAAACGAGAAGCGGATCGACCGACGCTGATCATCGTCGATAGTCATATCGCCTATGGCTCACCTAACAAACAAGATACCCACGCCGCGCACGGTGAGCCGCTGGGCGAAAAAGAAATCACGTTGACCAAGCGGAACTATGGCTGGCCCGAACAGGAAAAGTTTCTGGTGCCGGAAGGCGTCCGCGAACATTTCCAGCAGGGCATGGGCAAGCGTGGACACGAGGTGCGTGCAGCCTGGATGGCGAAGTTTCAAGAGTACACGCGGCAATTCCCCCAGCTTGCCGCTCATCTTTCGCACATGCAGCAACGCCACCTGCCCGACGGTTGGGACAAGGATCTCCCTGTATTTCCTGCCGATCCAAAGGGAGTGGCAGGCCGCGATGCCTCAAGCAAGGCGCTTAACGGGTTGGCGAAGAACGTTCCCTGGCTGTTAGGAGGCTCGGCGGATTTAGCCCCCTCAACGAAAACCCGCTTGACCTTCGAGGGTGCCGGCGACTTCACTGCTAAGGATCGCGGTGGGCGCAATCTGCATTTCGGCGTCCGAGAACATGCCATGGGTTCGGTATTGAACGGGCTCTCCATCTCCAAAGTTCGCCCCTATGGCTCTGGGTTTCTGATTTTCAGCGATTACAGCCGAGGCGCAATCCGATTGAGCGCGCTGATGGAGATCCCCGTCATCCACATATTTACCCACGATTCGATCGGGGTCGGCGAGGATGGTCCCACGCACCAGCCGATTGAACAACTCGCCTCACTACGAGCCATTCCGAATCTCATTGTCCTGCGCCCTGCAGATGCGAACGAGGTCTCAGAGGCCTGGCGCGTCATCATGCAGTTGAACCATGAGCCGGTGGCCCTGATTCTGAGCAGACAGGCCCTCCCGACCATCGACCGTTCCACCTATGCCGCCGCATCAGGAGTGGCAAACGGTGCCTACGTGTTGGCCGACGTGCCTGGAGGAAAACCGGATGTGTTGCTCCTCGCTAGCGGCAGTGAAGTCTCGCTCTGCCTTGAAGCTGCCGAGAAGTTGAAGGCAGAAGGAATCAAGGCCCGCGTGGTGAGTATGCCTTCCTGGGAGCTATTCGAGCATCAGCCTCAAGCCTATCGCGACAGCGTGATTCCCCCAACCGTGACGGCCAGAGTCTGCATAGAGCAGGCCTCCACATTTGGATGGGCACGGTATGCCGGACTAACAGGCGAGATCATCGGCATGAGGACCTTCGGCGCCTCAGCGCCACTCAAAGAGCTGCAAAAGAAATTCGGGTTCACGACGGACAACGTCGTTGCAGCAGCTAAGGGGCAACTCCACAAGCCGGCGAAGGCCGCCTGA
- a CDS encoding DUF1269 domain-containing protein: MSELVCLAFKDSSTADRELIELRAMEQAYALDLEDAVIVVRDRNGKVHLKQCVDVFGGATTHGVALGMLWGGLMGLLFMNPLTGLIGSIAGGAGGGAITTAASDYGIGIPDNFIRGLGHTIVPGTSAIFLLIRNFDQEKLSVSISKYGGTILKTSLSREQEERLRTALAKQQDQKTVQQYTRP; this comes from the coding sequence ATGAGTGAACTTGTTTGCCTTGCTTTTAAAGACTCCAGCACCGCGGATCGGGAACTCATCGAACTCCGAGCGATGGAACAGGCATACGCCCTGGACCTCGAAGATGCCGTCATCGTCGTGCGCGATAGAAATGGCAAAGTTCATTTGAAGCAGTGTGTCGATGTCTTCGGCGGTGCGACCACCCATGGTGTCGCACTGGGCATGTTGTGGGGTGGGCTGATGGGGCTACTCTTTATGAATCCCCTGACTGGTCTGATCGGCAGCATCGCCGGAGGGGCTGGAGGTGGAGCCATCACCACCGCTGCCAGCGACTATGGGATTGGGATTCCTGACAATTTCATCAGGGGCCTCGGCCATACGATCGTGCCGGGGACCTCAGCGATCTTCTTGCTGATTCGGAACTTTGACCAAGAGAAGTTGTCGGTGAGTATTTCCAAATACGGGGGAACGATCCTCAAGACCTCACTCAGTCGGGAGCAGGAAGAGCGGCTGCGGACCGCTCTCGCTAAACAACAGGATCAAAAAACCGTCCAGCAATACACACGGCCTTAA
- a CDS encoding MerR family transcriptional regulator, translating to MDMENEILIGSVVGDEGVLALEELARACGAEVEWIVELVAVGVLAPEGRETTDWRFRAVDLTCARRVARLQRDFGASLEAAAVMIDLLKQIDQLHARLKQPGLNVD from the coding sequence ATGGATATGGAGAACGAGATTCTGATCGGGAGTGTGGTTGGTGATGAGGGTGTGCTAGCGCTTGAAGAGTTGGCCAGGGCCTGCGGGGCGGAGGTCGAGTGGATCGTCGAATTGGTAGCGGTAGGCGTACTGGCACCGGAAGGAAGAGAGACCACGGATTGGCGATTTCGCGCGGTGGATCTCACATGTGCTCGACGAGTCGCCCGACTGCAGAGAGATTTTGGAGCGAGCCTGGAGGCGGCTGCAGTGATGATCGATCTGCTGAAACAGATCGATCAGTTACACGCTCGCCTGAAGCAGCCAGGTCTGAATGTGGATTAG
- the ftsH gene encoding ATP-dependent zinc metalloprotease FtsH — protein sequence MRVTQQQARHSYNSSTPTSRLQPTASGPSARKNPEQAKVPPGKTWVWFVLILLANFLVSRFLIPSPDAPGTVSYTFFKQEVAKHNVAAIYSQGDTITGRFTAALTYPPVGERNSTSSGEVKTTDERGAVSGGAPKPISVFTTTLPSFVDPSLEQFLISNGVEISAKPIQEGENPWAMIFFSFGPGLLFIGFYIWLFRRAAQQGGGMMGGGLMGMGKSRARRYDQEQTAKVTFEDVAGIDEAENELVEIVDFLKDTKKYTRLGGTAPKGVLLVGAPGTGKTLLAKAVAGEAGVPFFSMSAAEFVEMIVGVGAARVRDLFKEAREHAPAIVFIDELDAIGRARGQMAIGGSSEQEQTLNQILTEMDGFSSRQGIIVLAATNQPDVLDKALLRPGRFDRRVVVNLPDRTGREAILKVHTRNVPLANDAILGNLAAMTPGLSGADLKNLVNEAALLGARREQQEVRHKDFLDALEKIVLGPERPILMSRDDRERIAYHEGGHAILGLVVPGADPVNRVTIVPRGQALGVTYQRPDSDRYNYPEAYLRAKIVGMLGGRAAEEIVYGTKTTGAENDIEQATGLARRMVTRWGMSERLGLVQLAPRENPYLSGVPGYGDAKPFSEETAQVIDAEVLKIIGESYDEARRLLNAHRTQLDVLAEALLARETLNEQEILEVTGLPHAPALETGVLPHPAGDETEPEPIGAAHSMERNGSSSL from the coding sequence ATGCGCGTAACCCAACAGCAGGCACGACACAGCTATAACAGTTCCACACCAACCAGCCGTCTCCAACCAACCGCTAGTGGGCCTAGTGCCCGAAAGAATCCTGAGCAGGCCAAGGTGCCGCCGGGTAAGACATGGGTCTGGTTCGTCCTCATCCTGCTCGCCAACTTCTTGGTCAGCCGGTTTCTGATCCCGAGCCCGGACGCGCCGGGGACCGTGTCCTATACCTTCTTTAAGCAGGAGGTGGCGAAGCACAACGTTGCGGCAATCTACAGTCAGGGGGACACCATCACGGGCCGCTTCACGGCAGCGCTCACCTATCCGCCGGTGGGCGAAAGGAACTCGACGTCGAGTGGCGAGGTCAAAACCACAGACGAGCGTGGTGCGGTCTCCGGCGGTGCGCCTAAACCCATCAGTGTCTTCACGACTACTTTGCCCTCTTTCGTCGACCCGAGCCTCGAGCAATTCCTCATTTCGAACGGGGTCGAAATCAGTGCGAAACCGATTCAAGAAGGTGAGAATCCATGGGCGATGATCTTTTTCAGCTTCGGTCCGGGTCTGCTCTTCATCGGCTTTTATATCTGGCTCTTCCGTCGGGCTGCGCAGCAAGGCGGTGGCATGATGGGTGGAGGACTGATGGGCATGGGCAAGAGCCGAGCCCGCCGCTATGATCAGGAGCAAACGGCGAAGGTGACCTTCGAGGATGTGGCCGGTATCGATGAAGCTGAAAACGAACTGGTCGAGATCGTGGATTTTCTCAAGGACACCAAGAAGTACACCCGCCTCGGTGGGACGGCTCCGAAAGGCGTGCTGCTGGTGGGCGCGCCGGGGACCGGGAAGACGCTGCTCGCAAAAGCGGTGGCAGGAGAGGCGGGGGTGCCCTTCTTCTCGATGAGCGCCGCGGAGTTTGTGGAGATGATCGTCGGAGTGGGCGCAGCGAGAGTCCGAGATCTCTTCAAGGAGGCGCGCGAGCATGCCCCTGCGATTGTGTTTATCGACGAACTCGATGCCATCGGACGCGCACGCGGACAGATGGCGATCGGCGGATCCAGCGAGCAGGAGCAAACCTTGAATCAAATCTTGACCGAAATGGACGGGTTCTCAAGCCGGCAAGGCATCATCGTATTAGCGGCAACCAACCAGCCTGACGTCCTAGACAAGGCGCTTCTGCGACCCGGACGCTTCGATAGGCGCGTTGTTGTGAATCTCCCAGACAGGACAGGACGAGAGGCGATTCTTAAAGTTCACACTCGCAATGTGCCGCTCGCGAACGACGCCATACTGGGAAACCTTGCCGCCATGACGCCGGGACTCTCTGGGGCCGACCTGAAGAATTTGGTCAACGAGGCCGCTTTACTCGGTGCTCGCCGCGAGCAACAGGAGGTCCGGCACAAGGACTTCCTCGATGCGCTGGAGAAGATCGTGCTCGGCCCAGAACGTCCGATTCTCATGAGCCGGGACGACCGCGAACGCATTGCCTATCATGAAGGGGGACACGCCATCCTCGGTCTCGTCGTGCCTGGCGCTGACCCAGTAAACCGGGTGACGATTGTACCCCGCGGGCAGGCCCTCGGCGTGACCTATCAGCGCCCAGACAGCGACCGCTACAACTATCCGGAAGCCTATTTGCGCGCGAAAATTGTTGGCATGCTGGGAGGGCGTGCAGCTGAGGAAATTGTCTACGGGACGAAGACCACCGGGGCCGAAAACGACATCGAGCAAGCCACCGGCCTGGCGCGTCGAATGGTCACGCGTTGGGGGATGAGCGAGCGGCTTGGCCTCGTGCAGCTCGCGCCAAGGGAGAACCCCTACCTGAGCGGCGTACCCGGTTATGGAGATGCGAAGCCGTTCAGCGAGGAGACGGCTCAAGTCATCGACGCCGAGGTACTCAAGATTATCGGTGAGAGCTACGACGAGGCCAGGCGGTTGCTCAACGCGCATCGCACGCAACTTGATGTGCTTGCCGAAGCCTTGCTGGCCCGCGAAACTCTCAACGAACAGGAGATTCTCGAGGTGACGGGGCTCCCTCATGCACCGGCTCTAGAGACTGGGGTGCTGCCCCATCCCGCTGGCGACGAGACCGAGCCTGAACCGATAGGGGCAGCTCATTCCATGGAACGAAACGGATCCTCATCATTGTGA
- a CDS encoding biotin-dependent carboxyltransferase, protein MKPIRIHIAKPGWLSTVQDLGRSGYQQYGVPVAGAMDHYATRVANRLVGNLDNAAVLELTLKGPELEFDGDTHIAITGADLSPTLSGTCVPLWESIEVSSGSTLSFGKQRAGARSYVAVAGGIDVPLILGSRSTHGASETGGYKGRPLRQGDVLHIAPRATEGLSGKRLPDRLVPCYKTSVTLRIIPGPQHNLFHATALATLTSSSYRVTPESNRMGYRLAGLKIVRKGPGYFISDCTTMGALQIPADGEPILLMADRQTTGGYPKVGVVITADLSLAAQLAPGDTITFSLTTLTKAQGALRKQRALLDTALPQRRNVHED, encoded by the coding sequence GTGAAACCAATCCGAATTCATATCGCCAAACCTGGATGGCTCTCGACGGTCCAAGACCTAGGACGCTCTGGCTATCAGCAGTATGGAGTTCCGGTTGCCGGTGCAATGGACCATTATGCGACGAGAGTCGCCAATCGCCTAGTCGGCAATCTGGACAATGCCGCGGTGCTGGAACTCACGCTGAAAGGACCTGAACTGGAGTTCGATGGAGACACCCATATCGCGATCACCGGAGCAGATCTCTCTCCGACGCTCAGTGGCACGTGTGTCCCGCTTTGGGAAAGCATCGAGGTTTCAAGTGGCAGCACGTTGAGTTTCGGCAAGCAGCGCGCTGGAGCTCGCTCATACGTAGCAGTCGCCGGGGGCATCGATGTGCCGTTGATTCTTGGCAGCCGCTCGACCCACGGTGCAAGTGAAACCGGCGGATACAAGGGAAGACCGTTACGACAGGGAGACGTCTTGCACATAGCACCGCGAGCCACAGAGGGCCTGAGCGGCAAGCGCCTCCCAGATCGACTGGTCCCTTGCTATAAGACATCCGTGACGCTGCGGATAATTCCGGGCCCACAACACAACCTGTTTCATGCAACCGCGCTCGCCACCTTGACTAGTTCTTCTTACAGGGTCACTCCGGAATCTAATCGCATGGGCTATCGCCTGGCGGGCCTCAAGATTGTCCGGAAGGGTCCTGGCTATTTTATCTCCGATTGCACGACGATGGGAGCTTTACAGATTCCAGCCGATGGGGAACCAATACTCCTGATGGCAGACCGGCAGACCACCGGTGGCTATCCCAAAGTCGGGGTTGTCATCACTGCTGATCTCTCCCTTGCCGCGCAACTCGCTCCAGGCGACACCATCACCTTTTCCCTGACCACCCTTACCAAGGCTCAAGGCGCACTTCGAAAGCAGCGAGCGCTGCTGGATACAGCCCTTCCGCAAAGACGGAATGTCCACGAGGACTGA
- a CDS encoding DnaJ domain-containing protein, with translation MEFKDYYKTLGVERTATADEIKKAYRKLARTYHPDVSKEANAEARFKEIGEAYEVLQDTEKRAAYDQLGNRWREGQEFTPPPEWGAGFEFTSDGASEAAAKDYSDFFSTLFGNFSHRGASTRIHGEDHHAKIFITLDDAFHGGTHTITLRSPQVDAQGRMVLRERSLNVQLPKGIRESQHIRLAGQGAPGIKGTTPGDLYLEIHFHPHPLYQVQGRDLSLSLPIAPWEAALGATVKAPTPTGVVEVKVPPGSQSGRKLRLKGRGIPGEPAGDLYLVLAVVLPTAETEEAQQIYRTMARELAFNPRHSLGV, from the coding sequence ATGGAATTTAAGGATTACTACAAGACCCTCGGGGTTGAGCGCACAGCCACAGCCGATGAGATCAAGAAAGCCTATCGCAAGCTAGCGCGCACATATCATCCGGACGTCAGTAAAGAGGCGAACGCAGAGGCGCGCTTTAAGGAAATCGGCGAAGCCTACGAAGTGCTCCAGGACACGGAGAAGCGCGCCGCGTACGACCAACTGGGCAATCGCTGGCGAGAGGGACAGGAATTTACGCCTCCGCCCGAATGGGGGGCGGGCTTCGAGTTCACCTCCGACGGCGCTTCCGAGGCGGCTGCCAAGGACTACAGCGACTTCTTCTCCACTCTGTTTGGCAACTTCTCTCATCGCGGCGCATCAACTCGCATTCATGGCGAGGACCATCATGCCAAGATCTTCATTACTCTCGATGACGCATTTCACGGCGGTACCCATACGATTACTCTGCGTTCGCCGCAGGTGGATGCGCAAGGTCGAATGGTGCTGCGGGAGCGGTCGCTGAACGTACAGCTCCCCAAAGGCATCCGTGAGAGCCAGCATATCCGACTTGCCGGGCAAGGGGCGCCGGGAATCAAGGGGACTACCCCCGGTGATCTGTATCTCGAGATCCATTTTCACCCCCACCCTCTCTATCAGGTGCAGGGCCGAGACCTCTCGCTTTCATTGCCGATTGCACCATGGGAAGCGGCTCTCGGAGCGACGGTCAAAGCGCCGACCCCGACTGGCGTGGTTGAAGTCAAGGTCCCCCCAGGCTCACAGAGTGGGCGAAAACTACGGCTCAAGGGACGAGGTATTCCCGGTGAACCGGCTGGCGATCTCTATCTTGTCCTGGCGGTGGTCCTCCCGACAGCGGAGACGGAGGAGGCACAACAGATCTATCGCACCATGGCGCGGGAACTGGCATTCAATCCGCGCCACTCACTCGGAGTCTGA
- the floA gene encoding flotillin-like protein FloA (flotillin-like protein involved in membrane lipid rafts): MNELETGLVGILTTLMLTVAGMALLLYLIPLRLWIAAWASGAYVGLLTLIGMRLRRVPPDTVVTARISAVKAGLTIPLNDLEAHYLAGGNVVNVVLAMISADKATIPMPFKRAAAIDLAGRDVLGAVKMSVLPKVIETPRIAAVAKDGIQLHSICRVTVRTNLDRLVGGAGEETVLARVGEGIVSTIGSAETHKNVLENPDHISKHVLAKGLDAGTAFEILSIDIADIDVGENIGAKLQIDQADADKQIAQARAEQRRAMAVALEQEMRAKVVEAESEVPKAMAEAFRQGNLGIMDYYRMKNVQADTSMRDAIAETGEEPSGGPKKEERS, encoded by the coding sequence ATGAACGAACTAGAAACCGGCCTGGTGGGGATCCTGACGACCTTGATGCTGACCGTGGCGGGGATGGCGCTGTTGTTGTACCTGATTCCGCTCCGGTTGTGGATCGCAGCTTGGGCATCCGGCGCCTATGTGGGGTTGTTGACATTGATCGGCATGCGTCTGCGCCGCGTCCCGCCCGACACGGTGGTGACCGCGCGCATCAGCGCGGTGAAGGCCGGCCTCACCATTCCGCTGAACGATCTGGAAGCCCACTATCTGGCGGGTGGCAATGTGGTGAACGTCGTCCTTGCGATGATCTCGGCCGACAAAGCGACGATCCCGATGCCGTTCAAGCGCGCGGCAGCGATCGACTTGGCTGGGCGCGACGTGTTGGGCGCGGTCAAGATGTCGGTCCTCCCGAAAGTGATCGAAACGCCCCGCATTGCCGCGGTTGCCAAAGATGGCATTCAGCTCCACTCCATTTGTCGTGTGACCGTTCGCACGAATCTGGACCGGCTCGTGGGCGGGGCGGGAGAGGAGACCGTGCTTGCCCGGGTCGGCGAAGGGATTGTGAGCACGATCGGCTCGGCGGAGACCCACAAAAATGTGCTGGAAAATCCCGATCACATCTCCAAACATGTGTTAGCGAAAGGGCTGGATGCGGGGACGGCCTTTGAGATCCTGTCGATCGATATCGCGGATATCGACGTCGGCGAGAACATCGGTGCCAAACTGCAGATCGATCAGGCGGACGCCGACAAGCAGATCGCGCAAGCGAGAGCCGAGCAACGGCGCGCGATGGCCGTGGCGCTGGAACAGGAAATGCGCGCGAAGGTGGTCGAAGCTGAATCCGAAGTGCCGAAGGCCATGGCCGAAGCGTTTCGCCAAGGGAACCTGGGCATCATGGATTACTACCGCATGAAGAACGTGCAGGCGGACACGTCCATGCGCGACGCGATCGCGGAGACGGGAGAGGAGCCGTCAGGCGGTCCGAAGAAGGAGGAGCGCTCATGA
- a CDS encoding nodulation protein NfeD, with protein MSADLLNPVLRATCFAVSGVLVLLMLGAVPAAPSEGSVVYVIPVDGVIDLGLAPFVERVLDEAAAAGAAAVILEIDTFGGRVDAAVQIRDALLRAKVKTVAFINKRAISAGALISLAAETIVMAEGGTIGAAMPVQIGLPGAPAQPVEEKTVSYLRKEFRATAESRTRPPELAEAMVDADVEIPGVIAKGKLVTLTTEEALRHKLADFRADTLDALLKVLDLSDAEIHHASETWAESLVRVLTHPVVSSILIAVGMLGIIVEIQSPGFGVPGAVGLTSLSLFLWGHWLVRLAGWEEVLLIGIGLILLVVEIFLLPGFGVFGALGIAALLGGLGLSLIGTGATWAVVLSAVGQVIAAVLLAAVLALALLRVMPRLPVGRSLILDTELLTAGGYASQPELDHRWLEKRGTAASTLRPAGVAHFDHERVDVVTEGEYIEADTPIEVVRVEGNRIVVRRLAPEGQRSKS; from the coding sequence GTGAGCGCGGACTTACTCAACCCTGTGCTCAGGGCCACATGCTTTGCAGTCAGCGGGGTCTTAGTTCTGTTGATGCTGGGTGCGGTGCCGGCCGCTCCAAGCGAGGGGTCCGTGGTCTACGTGATCCCGGTCGATGGGGTCATCGATCTGGGTTTGGCTCCGTTTGTCGAGCGCGTATTGGATGAAGCGGCTGCTGCTGGCGCGGCGGCGGTGATTCTCGAGATCGACACCTTCGGCGGTCGCGTCGATGCGGCCGTGCAGATCCGCGATGCCTTGCTGCGGGCCAAGGTCAAGACCGTCGCGTTCATCAACAAGCGCGCGATCTCGGCGGGCGCGCTGATTAGTCTGGCTGCGGAAACCATCGTCATGGCCGAGGGCGGCACGATCGGTGCCGCCATGCCTGTTCAGATCGGGTTGCCAGGCGCGCCGGCCCAGCCGGTCGAGGAGAAGACAGTCTCGTACCTCCGAAAGGAATTCCGCGCGACGGCGGAGAGTCGCACACGGCCGCCGGAGTTGGCCGAAGCGATGGTGGATGCGGATGTGGAAATTCCCGGCGTGATCGCGAAGGGCAAGTTGGTCACCCTGACGACCGAAGAGGCATTGCGGCATAAGCTGGCAGATTTTCGTGCCGACACGCTGGACGCCCTGCTGAAGGTACTGGATCTCTCGGATGCGGAGATCCACCACGCTTCGGAAACGTGGGCGGAATCGCTGGTGCGAGTTCTGACGCATCCGGTCGTCAGTTCGATCCTCATCGCCGTCGGAATGCTTGGGATCATCGTGGAGATCCAGAGCCCCGGATTCGGGGTGCCCGGCGCTGTTGGGCTGACGAGCCTTTCGCTGTTCTTGTGGGGACATTGGTTGGTACGGCTGGCAGGCTGGGAAGAAGTGCTGCTCATCGGGATCGGGCTCATCCTGTTAGTGGTCGAAATATTTCTTTTGCCGGGCTTCGGCGTATTTGGGGCGCTTGGCATTGCGGCGCTTCTCGGAGGACTTGGACTGAGTCTCATCGGGACGGGCGCGACCTGGGCCGTCGTGCTATCTGCGGTGGGACAGGTGATCGCCGCTGTATTGCTGGCTGCCGTGCTGGCTCTCGCGTTGTTGCGGGTGATGCCGCGCCTCCCCGTTGGTCGGAGTCTCATTTTAGATACCGAGTTGCTAACAGCGGGAGGGTATGCCTCCCAACCGGAATTGGACCACCGGTGGCTCGAGAAGCGCGGGACTGCCGCCTCGACCTTGCGACCGGCAGGGGTGGCCCATTTCGACCACGAGCGCGTGGACGTCGTCACTGAAGGCGAATACATCGAAGCCGACACTCCGATCGAAGTGGTGCGTGTCGAAGGAAATCGGATCGTGGTCCGGCGCCTGGCGCCGGAGGGTCAAAGGAGCAAGTCATGA